One genomic region from Candidatus Endomicrobiellum trichonymphae encodes:
- a CDS encoding DciA family protein, with translation MSWTRSEEIISLLKKKLGLDEDFFIVRKSWEKEIAISGIEISGYKSGTIFAQTQSSTASFELTARKKEIIKKLNQYIGSSKIKNIKVEIK, from the coding sequence GTGTCTTGGACGCGGTCTGAGGAAATAATTAGTTTATTAAAGAAAAAGCTGGGTTTAGACGAAGATTTTTTTATTGTAAGGAAAAGCTGGGAGAAAGAAATAGCTATAAGCGGCATTGAGATAAGTGGATATAAAAGCGGCACGATTTTTGCACAGACGCAGAGTTCAACTGCGAGCTTCGAGCTTACAGCTCGCAAAAAGGAAATAATAAAAAAGTTAAATCAGTATATCGGCAGTTCAAAAATAAAGAATATAAAAGTAGAGATAAAATAG
- the gyrB gene encoding DNA topoisomerase (ATP-hydrolyzing) subunit B, with product MANKEVKNESSEKDGYSASNIQILEGLEAVRKRPAMYIGSTGSQGLHHLVYEVVDNSIDEVLAGYCKNIDVTVHSDNSITVLDDGRGIPVDPHPDPKFKGVSALEIVLTKLHAGGKFDKNSYKVSGGLHGVGVSCVNALSDLLKAEVYRNGKVYVQNYSKGKPLCPVKESGVTEERGTKVTFHPDPEIFSVMKYSFDTLANRLRELAFLNAGTRIRISDERDDDKEHIFDYNGGIKTFVQYLNTNKNVINKDPIYFVKEKDDVYVEIAMQYNDSYNELIFTFVNNINTVEGGTHLSGFRSALTRSVNEYIKKNEVSKIKDLKLSGEDVREGLTAIISIKVQDPQFEGQTKTRLGNSEVEGIMQSVVGDALTTFLEENPGIASQILDKAINAAEAREAARKARELTRRKGALDSASLPGKLADCSERDPQKTELFIVEGDSAGGSAKQGRDRSFQAILPLKGKILNVEKSRLTKILANDEIRTLITAIGAGIGKEEQDFNINKVRYHKIIIMTDADVDGAHIRTLLLTFFYRQMPQLLDRGYIYIAQPPLYKVRRNKREMYLDSEEELDKFLFQQALDGLSMSLIRDGVEVKEIDYKSLHKIVANISELDILLKKLWKKGVSWKEYLRFKKEGKLPLYRAMKDGSVKYIYSDKEWKEFKDPLFEKRRELLASQGELDEITENLKTDEVMPEYKDLWELPRVDNLAEQLEEEGLHPEHYSETHAKPVYRLQDSEKKVQGEIYELYSTTELIETIRELGNKGATIQRYKGLGEMNPEQLWETTMDIKNRKLLQITLEDAIETDRVFTTLMGDQVEPRRLFIQTHALDVRNLDI from the coding sequence ATGGCAAATAAAGAAGTGAAGAATGAAAGTTCTGAAAAGGACGGTTATAGCGCGTCTAATATTCAGATTCTTGAAGGATTGGAAGCAGTGCGTAAAAGGCCTGCTATGTATATTGGTTCTACAGGCAGTCAGGGACTGCATCATCTTGTTTACGAAGTTGTCGACAATTCAATAGATGAGGTTCTTGCTGGATATTGCAAAAATATTGACGTTACCGTTCACTCTGATAATTCTATAACGGTACTTGATGACGGGCGCGGAATTCCTGTTGATCCGCATCCTGATCCAAAATTTAAGGGCGTGTCGGCTTTGGAAATAGTGCTTACTAAGTTGCACGCAGGCGGTAAATTTGATAAAAATTCATATAAAGTTTCAGGCGGTCTTCACGGCGTAGGCGTATCGTGTGTGAATGCTTTAAGCGATTTGCTTAAAGCTGAAGTCTACCGCAATGGGAAAGTTTATGTACAGAATTATTCAAAGGGCAAGCCTTTGTGCCCCGTTAAAGAATCCGGCGTAACGGAAGAGAGAGGTACTAAAGTTACATTTCATCCCGATCCGGAAATTTTTTCAGTAATGAAGTATTCATTTGATACCCTTGCAAATAGGTTAAGAGAGCTTGCGTTTTTGAATGCGGGTACGCGTATCAGAATTTCAGATGAAAGAGACGACGATAAGGAACATATTTTTGATTATAACGGTGGTATAAAGACTTTTGTGCAGTATTTGAATACAAATAAAAATGTTATTAATAAAGATCCTATTTATTTTGTAAAAGAAAAAGACGATGTGTATGTGGAAATTGCAATGCAGTACAATGATTCTTATAATGAACTTATTTTTACTTTCGTAAATAATATAAACACTGTAGAGGGCGGAACTCATTTGTCGGGATTTCGCTCCGCTTTGACGAGATCAGTCAATGAATATATCAAAAAAAATGAAGTTTCAAAAATTAAGGATTTAAAACTTTCCGGCGAAGATGTCCGCGAGGGACTCACTGCCATTATCTCAATTAAAGTTCAAGATCCTCAGTTTGAAGGTCAGACTAAAACAAGATTGGGAAATTCTGAAGTCGAAGGCATAATGCAGTCTGTTGTCGGCGATGCGCTTACAACTTTTTTGGAAGAAAATCCGGGCATTGCAAGCCAGATTTTAGATAAGGCGATTAACGCTGCGGAGGCAAGGGAAGCCGCTAGGAAAGCAAGGGAACTCACAAGAAGAAAAGGGGCGCTTGATTCGGCATCTCTTCCTGGAAAACTTGCGGACTGTTCCGAAAGAGATCCGCAAAAAACAGAACTGTTTATTGTTGAGGGAGATTCTGCGGGTGGTTCTGCAAAACAGGGCAGAGACAGATCATTTCAGGCTATACTTCCTTTAAAAGGTAAAATTTTAAACGTGGAAAAGTCACGCCTTACTAAAATACTTGCAAACGATGAAATAAGAACACTGATTACTGCAATAGGCGCGGGTATAGGCAAGGAAGAACAGGATTTTAATATTAATAAAGTTCGTTATCATAAAATTATTATTATGACCGATGCTGATGTTGACGGCGCTCATATAAGAACGTTGCTGCTGACGTTTTTTTACAGGCAGATGCCTCAGCTTTTGGACAGAGGTTATATATACATAGCACAGCCTCCTCTTTATAAAGTTAGAAGGAATAAAAGGGAGATGTATTTGGACTCTGAAGAAGAACTTGACAAGTTCTTATTCCAGCAGGCGCTCGACGGATTGTCGATGTCGCTTATACGAGACGGCGTAGAGGTAAAAGAGATTGATTATAAATCGTTGCACAAGATAGTTGCGAATATAAGTGAACTCGATATACTCTTAAAAAAGCTGTGGAAAAAAGGAGTTAGTTGGAAAGAATATCTCAGATTTAAAAAAGAGGGAAAACTGCCACTTTATAGGGCGATGAAAGATGGCAGTGTGAAGTATATTTATTCCGACAAAGAGTGGAAAGAATTTAAGGATCCGTTGTTTGAAAAACGGAGAGAACTTCTTGCTTCGCAAGGTGAGCTTGACGAAATTACCGAAAATCTTAAAACTGATGAAGTGATGCCGGAATATAAAGATTTATGGGAACTTCCGCGCGTAGATAATCTTGCAGAGCAACTTGAAGAAGAGGGTTTGCATCCGGAACATTATAGTGAAACGCACGCAAAACCGGTTTACAGACTTCAAGACTCTGAAAAGAAAGTTCAAGGAGAAATTTACGAACTATATTCTACGACAGAGCTTATTGAAACTATAAGAGAGTTAGGTAATAAAGGTGCCACTATCCAGAGATATAAGGGGCTTGGAGAAATGAACCCGGAGCAGCTTTGGGAGACTACAATGGATATAAAAAACAGAAAACTTTTACAGATAACTCTTGAGGATGCCATCGAAACGGACAGGGTGTTTACTACTTTAATGGGCGATCAGGTTGAACCGAGAAGACTGTTTATACAGACGCATGCTCTTGACGTGAGAAATTTGGATATATAG
- the gyrA gene encoding DNA gyrase subunit A, protein MPKEKNIKDEQEILPVSIIPRNIEDEMKNSYIDYAMSVIVGRALPDVRDGLKPVHRRILYAMKEMGLKHNTAYKKSARIVGDVLGKYHPHGDSAVYGAMVRMVQDFSLRYPMIDGQGNFGSIDGDFAAAMRYTEVRMDAITDEMLVDLDKNTVDFIPNYDGSLKEPVILPTKLPSLLINGSAGIAVGMATNIPAHNIVEVSDALVTLIDDKEISVSEIVKYIKGPDFPTGAIILGKSGIKDYMEKGRGSVKIRAKTEIEEVKSGREAIIVNEIPYQVNKANLITSIADLVKDKKIDGIADLRDESDRDGIRIVIEIKRDANVQVVLNQLYKHTQMQLSFGVIMLALVNNRPKVMNVKEILIHHIEHRKVIIIRRTKFDLQKAEARFHILEGLKIAIDNIDAVIKIIKESADEDNARVSLMSKLRLTKIQTEAILEMKIRQLTGLKRKEIDDEYLELIRLIEKLRSVLADPKKVLDIIKNEALDIKRKYGDKRRTQIQAAEADFNIEDLIQEEEVAVTMSHAGYIKRIPLDTYKAQHRGGRGIAAMNTREEDFVENLFITSSHSYMLFFTTRGRLYWMRIYEIPEGARTSKGKAIVNLLQLQGTEEKITAAIPIRSFNPEYTKDEYLLMCTRNGIIKKIALDKFINPRKRGIIAIKLEDGDILTEVKAINKNPEVVIATKKGSSIRFKESDIRVIGRAGRGVKGIELKKGDEVIGMEVFSPDDVFLSISENGYGKRTKVGKYRLQKRAGHGVINMQMSERNGNMIGIKKANDGEEVMIITQNGITIRLRVNSISVIGRNTQGVRLVRLDAGDKVAAIACVVKDENSEEPQCTVKKVEKEGW, encoded by the coding sequence ATGCCGAAAGAAAAGAACATAAAAGATGAACAGGAAATATTGCCGGTAAGCATTATTCCGCGAAATATTGAAGATGAAATGAAAAACTCTTATATAGATTACGCTATGAGCGTAATTGTCGGAAGAGCGTTGCCTGACGTGCGCGACGGCTTAAAGCCGGTTCACAGAAGAATACTTTATGCGATGAAAGAAATGGGATTAAAACATAATACTGCATATAAAAAGTCAGCGAGAATCGTCGGAGATGTGCTAGGTAAATACCATCCTCACGGTGATTCTGCAGTTTACGGCGCCATGGTCAGAATGGTACAGGATTTCTCTTTAAGGTATCCGATGATTGACGGTCAGGGAAACTTCGGAAGTATAGACGGCGATTTTGCCGCTGCTATGCGTTATACCGAAGTGAGAATGGATGCGATTACCGATGAAATGCTTGTAGATTTAGATAAAAATACTGTTGATTTTATTCCTAATTATGACGGTTCTTTAAAAGAACCTGTGATACTTCCCACAAAGCTTCCCAGTCTTTTGATTAACGGTTCTGCAGGTATTGCCGTAGGTATGGCTACAAATATTCCTGCCCATAATATAGTAGAAGTCAGCGATGCATTGGTGACTTTGATTGACGATAAAGAGATTTCAGTTTCAGAAATTGTAAAATATATTAAGGGTCCGGACTTTCCGACAGGTGCAATAATTTTAGGAAAGAGCGGCATTAAAGACTATATGGAAAAAGGCAGAGGTTCAGTAAAAATCAGAGCCAAAACCGAAATAGAAGAAGTTAAAAGCGGCAGAGAAGCCATTATAGTAAATGAAATTCCTTATCAGGTAAATAAAGCAAATCTTATAACTTCTATTGCTGATTTGGTAAAAGATAAAAAAATTGACGGTATTGCAGATTTACGCGATGAGTCTGACCGCGACGGTATAAGAATAGTCATTGAAATTAAAAGAGATGCAAATGTGCAGGTTGTTTTAAACCAGTTGTACAAACACACTCAGATGCAGTTGTCTTTCGGCGTTATAATGCTTGCGCTTGTAAACAATAGACCTAAAGTAATGAATGTTAAAGAAATTTTAATACATCATATTGAACACAGAAAAGTTATTATTATAAGAAGAACAAAATTTGACTTACAGAAAGCCGAAGCAAGATTCCATATTTTAGAAGGACTAAAAATAGCGATTGACAATATTGATGCTGTTATCAAAATTATAAAAGAATCTGCCGATGAGGATAATGCGCGTGTAAGTTTGATGTCAAAATTACGCTTAACTAAAATTCAGACTGAAGCTATTTTAGAAATGAAAATCCGTCAGCTGACCGGACTAAAGAGAAAGGAGATCGATGATGAATATTTAGAGCTAATAAGACTTATCGAGAAACTTCGCTCTGTACTAGCGGACCCTAAGAAGGTTTTGGATATAATTAAAAACGAAGCCCTTGATATAAAGAGAAAGTACGGCGATAAAAGAAGAACGCAAATTCAAGCTGCAGAAGCTGATTTCAATATTGAAGATTTAATTCAAGAAGAGGAAGTTGCGGTGACAATGTCGCATGCCGGGTATATTAAACGCATACCACTTGACACTTACAAAGCACAGCACAGAGGCGGACGCGGAATAGCTGCGATGAACACAAGAGAGGAAGATTTTGTCGAGAATTTATTTATTACAAGTTCTCATTCATATATGCTGTTCTTTACAACGCGTGGAAGATTGTACTGGATGAGAATTTACGAAATTCCTGAGGGAGCGAGAACGTCAAAAGGAAAAGCTATAGTAAATCTCCTGCAGCTACAGGGAACGGAAGAGAAAATTACCGCGGCGATTCCGATAAGATCTTTTAATCCTGAATATACTAAAGACGAATATCTGCTGATGTGTACGAGAAACGGCATAATCAAGAAAATTGCGCTTGACAAGTTTATAAATCCGAGAAAACGCGGCATAATAGCGATTAAACTTGAAGACGGTGATATTTTAACGGAAGTAAAAGCGATAAATAAGAACCCTGAAGTTGTAATAGCTACAAAAAAAGGCAGTTCTATTAGGTTTAAAGAGAGTGATATAAGAGTGATAGGTAGAGCCGGTCGGGGCGTAAAGGGGATAGAGCTTAAAAAAGGTGACGAAGTTATAGGTATGGAAGTTTTTTCCCCTGATGATGTTTTCCTTTCGATCTCCGAAAACGGTTATGGCAAAAGAACGAAAGTAGGCAAGTATCGTTTGCAGAAAAGAGCGGGACATGGTGTTATAAATATGCAGATGTCAGAAAGAAATGGAAATATGATAGGCATTAAAAAAGCAAATGATGGCGAAGAGGTAATGATAATAACCCAAAACGGCATAACGATAAGACTCAGAGTAAACAGTATTTCTGTTATAGGCAGGAATACGCAAGGCGTGCGTCTGGTGCGGCTTGATGCCGGGGACAAAGTGGCGGCAATCGCCTGTGTGGTGAAAGATGAAAACAGCGAAGAACCGCAGTGTACTGTAAAGAAAGTTGAAAAAGAGGGTTGGTAA
- a CDS encoding amino acid permease: protein MKQPQEGNLKRKLKNRHIQFIVIGGAIGTGLFLGTGEAIFKAGPAVILGYLIAGISIFLTMRQLGEMETEEPMTGSFSYFAYKYWGKFPGFLSGWNYWIQYVLVGIAELTAVAAYAQYWFPTLATWKTALLFFILINAINLTAVKAYAEIEFWFSIIKVTAICAMILAGGYILIINPGLVDGATIKNLWMAATIGEHTGDPALSGFFPHGIIGLLAAIPMITFAFGGLELIGITAAETADPQKTIPKAVNQVVFRILFFYIGSIIVLLALYHWSNLHTTDSPFVMIFDKTGFKHAAWALNFVILSAALSVYNSCIYSNSRTLYGLALQNNAPQIFAKTTKKGVPVAAQMLSGVLTFLVVPLNYFMPNWVDAFQTVISFVVVCILINWGLIAMSHIKFKKQKNLENHKTLFPSPLYPYTNYLIFAFILFILIVMAKFCGCTRQTIAVPLWILIVYALYKVQNIRNEKS, encoded by the coding sequence ATGAAACAGCCTCAAGAAGGCAATTTGAAACGCAAACTTAAAAACCGTCACATTCAGTTTATTGTAATCGGCGGCGCCATAGGAACCGGTTTATTTCTAGGAACAGGAGAGGCAATTTTTAAGGCAGGTCCCGCGGTCATTTTGGGATACTTGATTGCTGGGATTTCAATTTTCTTAACTATGCGCCAGCTTGGCGAAATGGAAACAGAAGAGCCTATGACGGGATCTTTCAGCTATTTTGCTTATAAATATTGGGGAAAATTTCCGGGATTTTTATCAGGATGGAATTACTGGATTCAATATGTTCTTGTCGGTATAGCGGAACTGACCGCGGTAGCAGCATACGCGCAGTACTGGTTTCCGACATTGGCAACATGGAAAACAGCTTTACTATTTTTTATACTTATAAATGCAATAAATTTGACCGCGGTAAAGGCTTACGCCGAAATAGAATTTTGGTTTTCAATTATAAAAGTAACTGCAATCTGCGCTATGATTCTGGCAGGCGGATACATATTAATTATAAATCCTGGCTTAGTTGACGGTGCAACCATTAAAAACTTATGGATGGCGGCAACTATCGGCGAACATACAGGCGATCCTGCTTTAAGCGGATTTTTTCCTCACGGTATTATCGGACTTCTGGCAGCTATTCCAATGATAACTTTTGCTTTTGGTGGGCTGGAACTCATAGGAATTACAGCCGCGGAAACTGCCGATCCCCAAAAAACTATTCCTAAAGCCGTAAATCAGGTGGTATTTCGCATTTTGTTCTTTTATATCGGCTCTATTATTGTGCTTTTAGCACTCTATCACTGGAGCAATTTGCACACTACTGACAGTCCTTTTGTAATGATATTTGACAAAACAGGGTTTAAACATGCCGCATGGGCTCTTAATTTCGTAATTTTAAGCGCTGCATTATCAGTTTATAACAGCTGTATTTACAGCAACAGTCGCACGCTTTACGGACTTGCTCTACAAAATAATGCTCCGCAGATTTTTGCAAAAACAACTAAAAAAGGTGTGCCTGTCGCTGCACAGATGCTATCTGGCGTCTTAACTTTTTTAGTAGTTCCGTTAAACTATTTTATGCCAAATTGGGTTGATGCCTTTCAAACAGTTATAAGCTTTGTAGTTGTTTGTATTCTTATTAACTGGGGTCTGATTGCAATGTCTCACATAAAGTTTAAAAAACAAAAAAATCTTGAAAATCACAAAACTTTGTTTCCATCGCCTCTCTATCCTTATACAAATTATTTGATATTCGCATTTATCCTTTTCATCTTGATCGTTATGGCAAAATTTTGTGGATGTACTAGACAGACTATCGCAGTACCCCTTTGGATACTGATTGTTTATGCATTGTACAAAGTACAAAATATCCGAAATGAAAAAAGTTAA
- a CDS encoding acyl-CoA dehydratase activase-related protein codes for MNTFYKQGNQLEYELGSAGIDIGSTTVKLSILNKNNEPIYCNYKRHQSDLLNTIISLIDETPEKLKTTNLTICTTGSGAIDLSRKANIYFEQEVIACTKAIKTFLPKVDVAIELGGEDAKITFFDNALTDQRMNETCAGGTGAFIDQMAQTLKTDAAGINKLSKNHKTVYPIAARCGVFAKTDIMPLLNDGVSKEDIAASILQAVVNQTIGGLARGHTIRGNVCFLGGPLFFLSELRNFFIKSLKLKPENVFSPDNAHFFVSFGAALLGKGDKITLKSLKEKFKNLKYKPLRSASEVLPPLFVNEKDYEMFIRRHNETPAVKVKDVEGDLFLGVDAGSTTTKSVLINKDKAIAYSYYGSNDGTPLQSAINVLKNIYEELPRKAHIAGACITGYGEALIKAALNFDHGEVETIAHYKAAYYFNPKVSFILDIGGQDMKCIYVKNGLIDKIALNEACSSGCGSFVQSCAKSMNYELQDFAQLALFAKKPADLGSRCTVFMNSKIKQVQKEGTSAGNISAGLDYSIIKNALYKVIKINNPEELGGHIVVQGGTFFNNGILRATEILLKTEVIRPNIAGLMGAFGSAIIAMQNKKYSTSLISKEKLAGFVCKMRTTRCKGCENKCLLNITVFPNGKTFISGNRCENVLQNKKEQSFAFNMFDYKYKRLFSYYKPLPLEKAPRGEIGIPRVLNMYENYPFWFAFFTKLDFRVVLSDQSSNVLFNSGLDTISSQTVCFPAKMVHGHIENLVEKGIKIIFYPCIPYEVEEFKDVANHYNCPIVGSYPEVIRLNMSALEEKGIKFLQPFLPFDNIKRLIHRLAEELKDFNITKKNLVFAILRARAALNLFKKDIRKRGTVLIREIKETKKPAVILAGRPYHIDPAINHGIADLIASYKVIVLSEDSVANLSGPLPKISFVDQWMYHSRLYRAANLATKIDSLELIQLNSFGCGLDAITMEQTEEILSKSGKIYTVLKIDEGSNLGAVKIRIRSLLAAIKERKGLKFKDTIFEGTKVSKFSEFTKDMKDSHTILCPQMSPVHFRLAGSVMRNYGIKLEVLPEVNKADIEEGLRYVNNDACYPTIVVVGQLINALKSGRYDINKTAMIISQTGGGCRATNYASFLRKAAEKAGFKNVPVISLSTTDSSLNKSLGVSFSMLKDTLLILLYGDLLMRLSNRMRPYEVHSGQTDALVETWLMRLSDRIGKTLYFDFKNTVKKIVKDFDGIVAQKVKKPRVGIVGEILVKFHPYANNNLVSVLEKEEAEIVVPDMTDFINYCMLDDIYKHKYLAGSFKNKVMSLIASSYIERLRSGIRKTLKKSKHFHSYQTTKDLAHKASDIISVCNQTGEGWLLTAEMLELIEDGVKNIVCVQPFGCLPNHITGKGVMKELKRRYNDINIISVDYDPGVSEVNQINRIKLLMSVARQNIN; via the coding sequence ATGAATACATTTTATAAGCAGGGGAATCAATTAGAATACGAATTGGGCAGTGCAGGAATTGACATAGGTTCTACAACCGTTAAACTTTCAATACTCAATAAAAATAACGAACCTATTTACTGCAACTATAAAAGGCATCAGTCGGATTTATTAAATACGATTATCAGTTTAATTGATGAAACTCCGGAAAAACTGAAAACTACAAATCTTACAATTTGTACAACGGGATCAGGTGCAATAGATTTATCGCGTAAAGCAAATATATATTTCGAGCAGGAAGTTATAGCCTGCACAAAAGCCATAAAAACCTTTCTCCCAAAAGTCGATGTTGCAATAGAACTGGGCGGGGAAGACGCAAAAATTACATTTTTTGACAACGCTTTAACAGACCAGAGAATGAATGAAACGTGTGCCGGCGGCACTGGTGCTTTTATAGATCAAATGGCACAGACGCTTAAGACTGATGCTGCAGGCATAAACAAACTTTCAAAAAACCATAAAACAGTTTATCCAATAGCCGCAAGGTGCGGCGTTTTTGCAAAAACTGATATCATGCCGCTTTTGAACGATGGAGTATCAAAAGAAGATATAGCGGCAAGCATTTTACAGGCTGTCGTCAACCAAACTATAGGCGGTTTGGCAAGAGGACACACAATCAGAGGAAACGTATGTTTCCTCGGAGGACCGCTTTTCTTTTTATCAGAACTCCGCAACTTTTTTATTAAATCGTTAAAATTAAAACCTGAAAACGTATTTTCCCCTGACAATGCACACTTCTTCGTGTCTTTCGGAGCGGCTTTGTTAGGCAAAGGCGATAAAATTACGCTAAAAAGTTTAAAAGAAAAATTTAAAAATCTTAAGTACAAACCTTTGCGTAGCGCGTCGGAAGTTCTGCCTCCGCTGTTTGTAAACGAAAAAGATTATGAAATGTTTATTCGGCGCCATAACGAAACGCCTGCCGTTAAAGTTAAAGACGTCGAAGGGGATTTGTTTTTGGGAGTCGACGCGGGATCTACAACCACTAAGTCGGTTTTAATAAACAAAGATAAAGCGATAGCATATTCTTATTACGGTTCAAACGATGGAACTCCACTACAGTCTGCAATAAACGTTTTAAAAAACATTTATGAGGAACTTCCCCGCAAGGCACATATAGCGGGCGCATGTATTACCGGCTACGGCGAAGCATTGATAAAAGCTGCACTTAATTTTGATCATGGAGAAGTTGAAACAATAGCCCACTATAAGGCAGCATATTATTTTAATCCGAAAGTGTCTTTTATCCTGGATATCGGCGGACAGGATATGAAATGTATATACGTTAAAAATGGACTTATAGATAAAATAGCTTTAAACGAAGCCTGCTCTTCGGGATGCGGATCTTTCGTGCAGAGTTGCGCAAAGTCGATGAATTATGAGCTGCAGGATTTTGCACAGCTGGCGCTGTTTGCAAAAAAACCTGCGGATTTAGGCTCTAGATGCACGGTTTTTATGAACTCTAAAATAAAGCAGGTGCAGAAAGAGGGCACAAGCGCGGGCAATATTTCCGCAGGTCTAGATTACTCCATTATAAAAAACGCTTTGTATAAAGTCATAAAAATAAACAATCCCGAAGAACTCGGAGGGCATATCGTTGTTCAGGGTGGCACGTTTTTTAATAACGGTATCCTGCGAGCTACTGAAATTCTTTTAAAAACAGAAGTTATTCGTCCCAACATTGCAGGACTTATGGGAGCTTTCGGCTCTGCAATCATTGCCATGCAGAATAAAAAATATTCAACTTCGCTTATATCTAAGGAAAAACTCGCAGGATTTGTATGTAAAATGAGAACTACGCGTTGTAAAGGCTGCGAAAATAAATGTCTGCTTAATATAACTGTTTTCCCCAACGGCAAAACCTTTATCTCTGGCAACAGATGCGAAAATGTTTTGCAGAATAAAAAAGAGCAGAGTTTCGCTTTTAATATGTTTGATTACAAATACAAACGCCTTTTTAGTTATTACAAACCGCTCCCTTTGGAAAAAGCGCCGCGAGGCGAAATCGGCATACCGCGTGTTTTAAATATGTACGAAAATTATCCTTTCTGGTTTGCCTTTTTTACAAAACTCGACTTTAGAGTGGTTTTGTCGGATCAATCATCGAACGTTTTATTTAACAGCGGACTTGACACCATTTCGTCACAAACCGTATGTTTTCCTGCAAAAATGGTTCACGGGCATATAGAAAATCTTGTTGAAAAAGGCATTAAAATAATTTTTTATCCGTGCATACCGTATGAAGTGGAAGAATTTAAAGATGTTGCCAACCATTATAATTGTCCTATAGTGGGAAGCTATCCTGAAGTTATACGTTTAAATATGAGCGCTTTAGAAGAAAAAGGAATAAAATTTCTTCAGCCTTTTCTGCCTTTTGACAATATTAAAAGACTTATACACAGACTTGCTGAAGAACTCAAAGATTTCAATATAACAAAAAAGAATTTAGTCTTTGCAATACTTAGAGCGAGAGCTGCTCTTAACCTGTTTAAAAAAGATATAAGAAAACGAGGGACGGTGCTTATAAGGGAAATTAAAGAAACCAAAAAACCGGCAGTTATTCTTGCGGGAAGGCCGTATCATATTGACCCGGCGATAAATCACGGCATCGCAGATTTAATTGCCTCTTACAAAGTAATAGTTTTAAGCGAAGACTCTGTGGCAAATCTGTCGGGACCGCTTCCGAAAATTAGTTTTGTCGACCAGTGGATGTATCATTCTCGCCTCTACCGCGCCGCTAATCTCGCTACAAAAATAGACAGTCTAGAGCTTATACAACTCAATTCTTTCGGCTGCGGACTAGATGCGATTACAATGGAACAAACGGAAGAGATTCTTTCAAAATCAGGCAAAATTTATACAGTCCTAAAAATAGATGAAGGTTCTAATTTGGGCGCGGTGAAGATACGCATACGTTCGCTACTTGCCGCAATAAAAGAAAGAAAAGGATTAAAATTTAAAGATACTATTTTTGAAGGGACGAAGGTCTCGAAGTTTTCAGAATTTACAAAAGATATGAAAGATTCTCACACCATTTTATGCCCTCAGATGTCCCCCGTACATTTCCGCCTCGCAGGTTCTGTTATGCGCAATTATGGAATAAAATTAGAAGTCTTGCCTGAAGTTAATAAAGCCGATATTGAAGAAGGATTAAGATACGTAAATAACGATGCGTGTTACCCAACGATAGTTGTCGTTGGACAGCTTATAAACGCTTTAAAATCCGGCAGATACGATATAAATAAGACCGCAATGATAATTTCCCAGACAGGCGGCGGATGCAGAGCTACAAATTATGCAAGTTTTTTAAGAAAAGCCGCAGAGAAAGCAGGCTTTAAAAATGTACCGGTAATTTCTTTAAGCACTACGGATTCTTCACTCAATAAATCTCTGGGTGTTTCTTTTTCAATGTTAAAAGATACTCTGCTTATACTTCTCTACGGCGATTTGCTTATGAGACTGTCAAACCGCATGCGCCCTTATGAAGTTCATTCGGGACAGACGGATGCTTTAGTTGAAACATGGCTTATGAGGCTTTCCGACAGAATAGGAAAAACATTGTACTTTGATTTCAAAAACACCGTAAAAAAAATTGTCAAAGATTTTGACGGCATAGTCGCCCAAAAGGTAAAAAAACCGCGCGTCGGCATCGTTGGGGAAATTTTAGTTAAATTTCATCCTTACGCAAACAATAATTTGGTTTCAGTTTTAGAAAAAGAAGAAGCGGAAATAGTAGTTCCCGATATGACAGATTTTATAAATTATTGTATGCTTGATGATATATACAAACATAAATATCTCGCCGGAAGCTTTAAAAACAAAGTTATGTCACTTATTGCAAGCAGTTATATAGAAAGACTTCGTTCTGGTATAAGAAAAACCCTTAAAAAAAGCAAGCATTTTCATTCATATCAGACAACAAAAGATTTAGCACACAAAGCTTCCGATATTATTTCGGTATGTAATCAAACTGGCGAAGGCTGGCTGCTGACCGCTGAAATGTTAGAACTTATAGAAGACGGTGTAAAAAATATTGTCTGCGTACAGCCTTTCGGATGTCTGCCAAACCATATTACAGGCAAAGGCGTTATGAAAGAACTCAAACGACGCTACAATGACATAAATATCATCTCTGTTGACTATGATCCAGGTGTAAGCGAAGTTAATCAAATCAATAGAATTAAGCTTTTAATGAGCGTTGCCCGCCAAAATATTAATTAG